Genomic segment of Gopherus flavomarginatus isolate rGopFla2 chromosome 2, rGopFla2.mat.asm, whole genome shotgun sequence:
taTAAGTTGGCAATATCTGAGTCTGACAGACCTACGATGATTCACTTTTAGTATGGTGTTGTTCAAAAAGaatttgctgaaaaatgtttttccCCTATGGACAGGATGCAGAAAATGCTATTCAGCAGATGGGTGGACAGTGGCTTGGTGGAAGACAAATCAGAACTAACTGGGCAACACGAAAACCTCCAGCTCCAAAGAGTACATATGAATGTAGGTTTTTAGTTTCTGTCTACCTTGCCCCCACCCAAATAAGGAAGAAAGGAAACTTCTTATTAGTTCCAAGTATTAGTGATTCTGTCATGAAAAAAATTTAATGCCCTGTAGAATTCAGAAGTAAAGATTTTGCTTGAAGAAATATATGTTAAATTATAACTTTACACAAATTTCCTTAAATACTAATATTGTTAAAATTTAAAAACCTTTCAGTTACTTTTCAGCACTTACTCAGTCTTGCATTTCAGTCAGCTTGGACAGCGAAagtagtgttttttttaatttaacttgtATCATGCACTGCCAGTGTTTCAGTTTTTGTGGTGAAAATACTGGGTTGGGGAGGAGTGTGTTTAGGCTTAAACTGATGgaagaaaatatttccattaagtGTATCTAAAAGTAGATTTATAAACCTGAATTTTGGGCTTAATGTAAATGACATCCCTCTAAACTTTATATGCATCAGTAATCCATCCCATTTATCATTTGGGATTTACATGTCTCCTATTTGAGCTCATCATGTATTTTGAATGTAGCTTTCCTTTTGGCATGcacatttgtttctttattttgtgCAAATGACTCAGTTGGGAAACCACACTGACTTTTCATGTCCTTTTTAATGCTTGTAGTTCTTTGCTTTACATCTCTCTCACTTCCTAAACTACCACTTGGGAGGATGTTATAGCTGTATATTTTGTAAGCTAAGTCTAATGGTAAAATTAAAGATTTACAGGAGAAAATGTATTGGTCTGATTTAGGCATCACCCAGAAAAGCCCTAGGATCCTTGCTCTTTGTAGACTTCTGAAGACAGgaggaaaataaataatttgtttaaaTGAAAAACTTGAACTTTTTTTTACAGCAAACACCAAGCAGCTGTCTTACGATGATGTTGTAAATCAGTCAAGCCCAAGCAACTGTACTGTATATTGTGGTGGTGTTACTTCAGGACTAACAGGTATGGCATCTTTTAAATTTTGGGGTTTCCTCATAAAATGTATCTAAAAATCAGAAGTACTTCCTAATTTTGATTGTCTACCTTTTCTACACTGCAGAACAGCTAATGCGCCAGACCTTTTCTCCATTTGGGCAGATAATGGAAATTCGAGTCTTCCCAGATAAAGGGTACTCTTTTATACGGTAGGTTACATTTTGCTCACTTTTAAAAACGTTACTTTTACCTTTCCCTTGAAAACACGTTAAGCACTGGTGTCAGAACGTTTCTAGTAGGAAACTAGCCTAGACAGACTTAGACTATCCTTCAGTGTCTACAGTTTAAACTATGGTCTCATCTTGTTTGTGTGGTAATGTTGATCTGAGTTAACAAAGAGGTACTACTTTTCTTTTTATAATTTCGTAGTTGTAAGTATTGGATATGATTCTTGCAGATTCAGaatcatatttttaaatgcaatttcTTAGATTCTTTTCACAGACAGCGCTATAGATAATAAAAAATGCAGCTTAACACAATTTCAGATTTTACCTTTCATATGTGCTACTTACTTTTTGCAGCTCACTCAAGGTGAGACAGTGAAACTAGATAGGTCAGTTTTGCTTTTTGAATCTTCTGTACTACTACAATGCTGCAGTATTTGAGTTCCCTTGCAAAGACTAGTTTTTCCTGCaaacaattattttcattttttttcttctttttgtaatCAAACTTGGAAACTCTTAAAACTTCAAGTGCAGGCACACTGTTAGGTTGACAGTCTCCTTTTAAGTGTCTTGTCTGTAGGTGTATGGAAAGTGGGTTTATATTGATGTTTCTTTTGTATCTTAACAGGTTCAATTCTCATGAAAGTGCTGCACATGCAATTGTTTCTGTCAATGGAACTACTATAGAAGGGCATGTTGTGAAGTGCTATTGGGGCAAAGAAACACCAGATATGATCAATCCAATCCAGCAGGTCAGAGAACAAACTTACACTAACTTGTAAGATGATGATTAGTGTGGTCTTATTAATTAAATTCTTAAGATTTCTAGCATGGAAATACATATTAGTTTCAGGGTGGTGGGTTGTGGATTTCAGGGTCACATTTGCACATGTGACCTCCCAAATTAATTCTTGCTTCCATGATATTTGCCTTTTAAGTTACTTGATCAAACTTAAACTGTTTGGAACTTGTGGAAACCTGCTTTGATCAGTCATAGAGAGTGGGAAGAGCTTTAAGTTTCTGTCAGAATTTCATCTTTGCTCTTTCCTGCAGTGCTCTCTGGAAGAGTTATCTGTAATGTTAGACTGCTGTACTCCAGAGAATAATCAGCAAAATGTGTATGCAGGAGGTGGGGTGATTTTTCATAGATATAGTGTTAGAGGGAGTTGCCAGCTAAATTTTataataacttttaaaatgagGTATTAGAATATAAGCCCTTTTAAGTTCTTAATTAAAGGCTAGCTTGATAGGTAGGAGTTTCTACATCAATAGATAAATATGCCTGTGTGTAGTGTATTCAATATTTTAACTTTCTTTGCAGAATCAAATTGGATATCCACAGGCTTATGGCCAGTGGGGCCAGTGGTATGGAAATGCACAGCAAATTGGTCAGTACATGCCTAATGGTTGGCAAGTCCCTGCATATGGAATGTATGGACAGGCATGGAATCAGCAGGGATTTAAGTGAGTAGGCATGCTACCTGATCTGTGTGCTATAAATAAATTGTGAAGAATGATGTTTCATTGGTGGAATCATCAGATGAATTTGGGATTCATTGAAGTACAAGGAAGTTGTGCCATTGTAAACTGGTGTAAGAAGATCAGGTCCCATATATATCTGAAAGTACAAGAGGAATTTTAGGTTGGCAGAATAATTACCATACTTGAAATATTTTCAGGGTGTAAGGGACTACTATCCTTGCAAAAATGCCAGAACTATCTTTTAGAGTAGGGGGTGTATACGGTGGTGTCCTGGTTAAAGTAGTACTCTCTTCACTAATGGTCATCTTGAACTTCTTGTAAGTATAGGCACATTTTGTTCCTTTGTCCTAGCCAAATTCTAACTCTGGTAATTACACTATGCCTACTTACAATtccttttgaattttaaattTAGATCAGTATTTAGTTATTTCAAACAGCTGCTATTACTTCCCAGTTGTGGATGTGATGTCTGTGCATGTGCACTCATGTACCTGAAAAGAAGCATTTCTTATGCGGAATACTTCAGGGTTTAAATGTTGGATCCATTAACCAGTAGTAAAACTCAGATATACTATAGTGACCTAGATCCATTTAGCTACCCTTTCTGAGGGGTCTGGTGGCAAAAAGCTACTTGAGCTCTACTCTTTCCTTGCCTCTGTTCCCATGCCAGTCCAGATATAACTACAGATGTTTATAAAACAATCTGGCCCTCTTTAAAATTCAGCTACGTACAGCAGCAGTGAATTCCtgtgtggatttttgttttttacacttaCTGCCCTTAGTTGTCAACAGTTTTCCTCTTTTGCTTATACTTATATCTGCACTTATAAGTAATGCCAATGTAACTGACAAGTGTTGAGGGATTTTATCTCCACTGAACTtgtctgttttcccatctgtaatggGCCTGCctttttttcagaagtgctgagcatctacagttccagttgacttcagtggtgcttaGCATGTCTTAAAGTAAGGTCCTAAATGATTTGCCGAAAGCCATaacatcagtgtcagagctggggttATCTGTAGGAATTTTTCTGTTTACTAGGCAAGATTCTGTTGGAAAGTATCTAATTAGATTTCAGCGTAGTTCTTATCCTCTCCAATCTCTTTATGTAAATTCAGTCTTTTGGAACTATACATTTTCTGTAATCACCTCTCTTCCAACAGTCAGACACAGTCTTCTGCCGCATGGATGGGTGCAAATTATGGAGTTCCACCACCGCAGGGGCAGAATGGAAGTGTGTTAACTAATCAAACTGGATATCGCATGGCAGGTTTCGAAACTCAGTGAGAGAAAAGGACTCTGGAACCTAACACCAGTGACTTGAGGCAACAAGGAGTGCTGTAAAGCCTTTGTTTACTTAGTTTTATCAAG
This window contains:
- the TIA1 gene encoding cytotoxic granule associated RNA binding protein TIA1 isoform X2; the encoded protein is MEDEMPKTLYVGNLSRDVTEALILQLFSQIGPCKNCKMIMDTAGNDPYCFVEFYEHRHAAAALAAMNGRKIMGKEVKVNWATTPSSQKKDTSNHFHVFVGDLSPEITTEDIKAAFAPFGRISDARVVKDMATGKSKGYGFVSFFNKWDAENAIQQMGGQWLGGRQIRTNWATRKPPAPKSTYESNTKQLSYDDVVNQSSPSNCTVYCGGVTSGLTEQLMRQTFSPFGQIMEIRVFPDKGYSFIRFNSHESAAHAIVSVNGTTIEGHVVKCYWGKETPDMINPIQQNQIGYPQAYGQWGQWYGNAQQIGQYMPNGWQVPAYGMYGQAWNQQGFNQTQSSAAWMGANYGVPPPQGQNGSVLTNQTGYRMAGFETQ
- the TIA1 gene encoding cytotoxic granule associated RNA binding protein TIA1 isoform X3, translated to MATGKSKGYGFVSFFNKWDAENAIQQMGGQWLGGRQIRTNWATRKPPAPKSTYESNTKQLSYDDVVNQSSPSNCTVYCGGVTSGLTEQLMRQTFSPFGQIMEIRVFPDKGYSFIRFNSHESAAHAIVSVNGTTIEGHVVKCYWGKETPDMINPIQQNQIGYPQAYGQWGQWYGNAQQIGQYMPNGWQVPAYGMYGQAWNQQGFNQTQSSAAWMGANYGVPPPQGQNGSVLTNQTGYRMAGFETQ
- the TIA1 gene encoding cytotoxic granule associated RNA binding protein TIA1 isoform X1, with translation MEDEMPKTLYVGNLSRDVTEALILQLFSQIGPCKNCKMIMDTAGNDPYCFVEFYEHRHAAAALAAMNGRKIMGKEVKVNWATTPSSQKKDTSSSTVVSTLRSQDHFHVFVGDLSPEITTEDIKAAFAPFGRISDARVVKDMATGKSKGYGFVSFFNKWDAENAIQQMGGQWLGGRQIRTNWATRKPPAPKSTYESNTKQLSYDDVVNQSSPSNCTVYCGGVTSGLTEQLMRQTFSPFGQIMEIRVFPDKGYSFIRFNSHESAAHAIVSVNGTTIEGHVVKCYWGKETPDMINPIQQNQIGYPQAYGQWGQWYGNAQQIGQYMPNGWQVPAYGMYGQAWNQQGFNQTQSSAAWMGANYGVPPPQGQNGSVLTNQTGYRMAGFETQ
- the TIA1 gene encoding cytotoxic granule associated RNA binding protein TIA1 isoform X4, with the protein product MIMDTAGNDPYCFVEFYEHRHAAAALAAMNGRKIMGKEVKVNWATTPSSQKKDTSSSTVVSTLRSQDHFHVFVGDLSPEITTEDIKAAFAPFGRISDARVVKDMATGKSKGYGFVSFFNKWDAENAIQQMGGQWLGGRQIRTNWATRKPPAPKSTYESNTKQLSYDDVVNQSSPSNCTVYCGGVTSGLTEQLMRQTFSPFGQIMEIRVFPDKGYSFIRFNSHESAAHAIVSVNGTTIEGHVVKCYWGKETPDMINPIQQNQIGYPQAYGQWGQWYGNAQQIGQYMPNGWQVPAYGMYGQAWNQQGFNQTQSSAAWMGANYGVPPPQGQNGSVLTNQTGYRMAGFETQ